The sequence aaaaaaataaaaagaaatcaagTTGACATTCACACCCGGAAGAGAACACTTTTTATCTAAGAAGTACGAGTACATAAGGATTTTGTTTACATTACTTACATCGTATTAATCCCGCTATTCACCATGTCCACTCCACCGTCCCTCCTCAACGTTAATTGCCCTTGTATACACCTACGATTAGCCTCAAAGAAAGCGGGATACTTGGAATATTCGTACCAAATCCCCATATACTATACCGCAtattgaaaatatgaatttcttAGTTTGATGCATTAACACAACCGCGCAATTTTACTTACAGCCAACACGTTGAAATTACTTTGTACCCGCACATTGGTTGGGCAGGCACCATCAAATTTGACTTGCGCATTAGCGAAACCGAAGAGGGCCAATGCGATGATTGCAAGAACTGTCCTACATTAAAGCAAGTTAATAGTTTAAATTTAAGTctccttaaaaattttctattacttACTTTTGCATGTCGTCTACTTTGTGTAGTTTACTGGTTGAAACTAATGTTTTGCCTGCACTGACTACTCGTTTTATACTCGTAGTACAGAATTTATTTAAGTTTCGTAGCCACGACTACCCGTACAgtgcttaaaattttattttaattgagaATTGAAATTATACCGAACAATAGttgaaaaatagataaaaaaaacattaagaataCTATTGTACTTTTATTAATACTTTAATACGGTAACCCTCTTCAAAAGCATTTCGTACTAATATTTTTCAACGTTTTCTTTATGCTTACAATACAATATCTGCACCGTTTTTACGCTTTTGTCTACTTTTTTAGACTAAATAAGGTATGTGAAATAAGATTTTGGTTTGGTATCTTAAAAATCTTTTGTGCGATGAACTTTGGTAGAATtttctttcttcatttttccaattttgtttgaTACACATAGTGTGATCTTTACTTATACTTCgcattgaatttattgaataattttcaaaaaatattaaaaatatttgcaggtGGTCTATCATTCTAAAACGAGTCAACTTTAATATAAttgattttcttcattttttgcaTTGTGAAATTCACTGATCTATTTTACTATTTATGAGTACTCGGAGCTCACGATTTGTCGTGATTTAAGTTCGTTCGCCTGATTGTGTAGTTTTTTGCATATCGTGTgttgtaaagaaataaaaatcagataaatatatatgtaatttagtAACTTTGCTAATTAAGAAAGTTCtttgtttgttgaaaaataCCTGGCCAATACCAAATCTGGCCTTTTATCACCTGGTTCTAGTTTTGCAATGACTTTTCTTTAGAGTACATCTTACAATTCCTATTGTCTTCGTGGGGGGGGAGGTGATTGGTGTTAGGTCACATTCGCTTTCCCTATTCAAATCTGTTAAATTGAATAATTCACCGATATTTTTTTTGCCCAGCTCTCATATTTCCCTTCAATATCAAATTCGAGGAATTAGAACTAAAAGATAATTACCGCACCGGATATAGCTCAAGAATATTCCTACAGATTCCGATGttacatatattaatatataaattagcCCTTTTAGTTTACCAGTTTTAAATCCAATAAATATAACAGTTTTCgatctacttttttatgaaattttctaatATGTGAAATAGAGTCATCGATGAAAGATACATCACCAATCTCCTCTGCCGCTATCACGGCTTAATTAACAATTGAATTGCCTCTGTCCTCTCAATTGAGTTTTGATTTCTCCAGCttctttatttgtttcataCTCCGGGAAGCTCTACGTCAACcttaaattcaggctaccgcaccactgtagtgttttgcAATCGGAGGTAGCCACAACCaaagaagcagtggattggttgcttacttctgtaCCTACTGTGAGGAAGTTAAACATTTAccccgacagccaagcggcaatagaGCCATGGAATCGTTGTTGGTGCgttcgaaaaaaatgtgttctctCCCGACTGCattcgaatacttcgatattaagcATTGCGGCAATCTGCTGACCTGATGAGATAGCTATACAGGAGACCCACGAATTTGTTTCCCAGCTGAATGAAAGGATTGGTGTTCCTGAAAATCTGTGGTCCGCTTCTagaaagatgggcttcgcgtTAACTCAGCGGGAGCTGGGTACACTgcaatttttctaaacttttggATATGGTATTTTCCAATTGTCTCTGTACACTTTTTTGACCTTGGTACTCAACTTTGCTCTCATAAATGTACATGTTTTACCACTATCATATAATCTCTGCATTAGTATTAGTATTGCGATTTGGAATATATTTCTCGTCGGTTTCGTCTGTGTGAATAATAATCTTTATAATTAGCACCACCGGGAATTCCACTGGTTCGAATTGTGTGCTTGATCAAACGCTGAAAAATTGTAGGTTCGCTTGCTACATGCAATGCTAAGTGCTGACATTGGTAAAGACCTGATctcattgttttttataaatctatAGCTCATTATCTAACTTCTTGAGACACATTTTACTTGATTCTCTAGGACGGTAGAGACAGGAACAGAACATACTGAAACCCTAGGTGGAGTTAACATGAAAGAATGCATTATTGGCCCTCACTCCAATTTGTCTACcgtcatttatattaaatatgataGAATAGGTAGTAGGCAAACAGGTCCATATCGAAGCAGATACACCATAACTTACATCTGATAATAACTCAGATGAAGCCAGAAATAGGGCTCTAGTAATGGAAGGAATAATAATACTTTCGCTTAGTGGATAGGCAATATGCTAAGTACGAGAAAGGTAGGTAAAGAGATACTAAATATGATACATCCAAAGGGTACTCGCAAGGTGGTAAATGGTGTAGTATATGAACTCCTGATGGATTAAGACAGGAATGTTTTATCATTTGAGATAAAAATGCAAGGATAAGTTAAGAGTCTTAAGTATAATATTTCACCAAAACTTATTATGGAAGACATGCATAGAGCGGATGGCATGAAAGGTCATAAGAGTATTCATGACAGAATTGACTCAACTGTAGAGTACTCGTAATAGAGTGGAGTATAGTTAGAAGCAATGATATGAGCGGATTTTTCCAATTTAGCCCCCTCATCAATCATATAATCTTCTATTCAACGAGAATATCAAGCTATTGTTGtgaaaaagtatacaaaacCCTGATAGTCTACGAATATTCGATTGAAAGTGTTTCCGTAAGTGTAtaagtgaaatgaaatattttcgatCATCATGCTTACTTGGCTTTGAGGTGGTGGCAACAggtattcatttaatttagctaatttggtttttgttttgtgatgcCTTTGAAGTGCCAATTATAgtattaagtatttatttattattcgaaTATTAGGCTTGATCTTATTATTGATTTTGCATAAATATAACTTTGCAGAGTTCTTATACGTGGGTATAATGCATCTGTGACTATTGTATAACAAAACGCAGTTGTAGTAAAAAGTAGTTTAATTTAGTGACGTTTACATTTGACCTCAAAGTCTAAATCAGGGGGTTTTATTTGTGTCCTTGGTCCCATTACGGGTGAGGCGATATGACAAAATTGATAATTTAGGCTATATTGTTGCTctttgtatgtttatatgtacaatatatgtaatatataagtaCGTGAATGGACACGTAATTTACTGCAATAGCTTATTTTGGAATATGCGACATCGACCTTACCCAACTCTCTAAATGAAGCTATTTGCAGTTAGACAAGCAGATACACCAAAAGCGAAAAGGATTGAAAATACACTAACACacatcttaattaaaaaaaaagttatttatcaatattaaaatttctgtatacacaTTTTGGATTTCATGCTCACTCTTCTTACTGACCAATGATTAATGCTTTCATACAATATTCTTCTCGATCAGTCGATCAATTCCGATCGAATCGATGTGACGTCATTATAATAGACAATTTTTGTCGATTTCTTATAGAAATGGGGTGCGTGTGCttccacaaaataattttttaaatattttaatctttCGATAAGTATGTCCTATGATCAGTTAACATCACTTACACAATTACTGCACTCATAAAATAAGAATCTACAAAGGATTGAAAAGTTGGGTcataaatttcaaacatttgctCGATAACTAGAACGTCGAGGTGTTTTTATGAATCCTGAACAATAGCCTAGACTGTCAggagctcaaaataaaaaaaaactgtcttAAAAACATCcattaaaaatgtgaaattcaTATTGAATATTTGGTTCAGAAgtgattatttatttgatactatATTTAATAAGAAGTTAGTTTCGCCAATTATAGATGTTaggaatacatattttttctagaTTTTTGTTTAAACTATGTAGCCTATTCATTCAAAATTCCGTACCAATCCATTCAAATAcagtttttaaacatttagGAGCAATTATCAATCCCTGCAATTACTTTGATCCGTAATAGTCAATGGTGCGAGAGAAATTCCATTTGAACTCAAGAATTTTCCAGCATTCataacagcagcagcagagGGTCTCCGTGAGCGGGTTAGGATCCAAACATATGCTGTGGAAAGTCAGAAATACCATGTAATCGAATCTTAAAATactgcatttaatatttattccttCTTACTGTTATGTGTGTTGCCACTAGCGGGTTCGCAGGTGTAAATAATAGCGTAGTTCTCGTAATCGGTAGACAAAATCCAATAGCTGGTAGGAATTTTGGGATCTTTGTAAGTAACCATAAACTTACTATTCGAAATCTCCTTGCCCTCACCAACGATAATCTTACTTTTGCCGGTACTGTAGAGCAAAAAGGAAACACGGAAAGGAGAATGTGAAATGAATAAAGTGAAATTAACACCCGGAAGAGGAcatataaaacatgtaaaaggTACAAACATGTAAAGGTACATATTATAGGCATGTACATTATACATTTCAGATTGATAACTTACGATGGATTAACCATTCTCTTCAGTATATATACTTCACTTAGATTTTCTGGCGAGAATACCACTGTCACACACTTAGAGTTACCCTCGAAACTAGCAGGATACTTGGCGTATTCATGCCAAGTGCCCGAATACtgtgtcgaaaattgaaaaatattaatattccaTCTGATAAATGCGTGCAACCGTGTACTTCTACTTACAGACGAAAAGTTGAAATCACTCTGCACTGGCGGATTTGGGCAGGCACCACCGGAGTTGATTTGAGCATTGGCGAGCCCGAAGAGGGTCAAGGCGATGATTGAAAGAATTGTCCTATGTTGGCTCAAGTTAAtagtttatatttacatatttgttttttaagtctCCTTAAGGATTTTCTTTAACTTACTTTTGCATGCCGCCtactttttttagtttactgcttgaaaataaatttttgcttgtACTGACTACTCTTTTTATGCTCGTAGTAAGGAATTCATTGGAGTCTCGTAGTCACGACTACTCGTACAGTGTTCAGGCATAGGCGACCTGATTGGTTAAAATatgcataattttattttaatttttttaattgtcgtttgtttgatttattcaaaaatgataTTAGACCCTTGTTAGAtcctttctttcttatttttatacattttgtttaATACACATAATATgatcttttaattttacttcttATCGAATTTTTCATACAATTAATTTTTCTCAAGCGTTACTCTGTGAAATTTTACCTAATCTAGTCTACTATTCACGAGTACTCGAAGTCTTTTGTAACATCACGATTTATCGTGGTTTAATTTCGTTTCTAATTGTGGGATTTTTCGCACATCGTGTgttgtaaagaaaaaataaaacaatcagaaaaatataatatataactcAGGAATTTGCAAAAGTTTGACAACATTGTAAATTACAGAAGTTCTTTATtattcgcgtcaactcagcgcgAGTTGGGTTGACTAAAGATAAGGCTAACCAAGCCGCAGTTTTCGAATTttgtgggtatccttaccggacattgtccgttaggtatccatgcggtgaggattgggattgcttcaagtcctttctgtagTAGAAATTTGACTTTTACTTTTGTGCTACACTTACGAATATAGCAAGTATAGATAGCACACACCGCATACTCTTCTAATCCACGGTCGCCTCTTCCTTTCCGGCTCTATGCTGTTCCACTCtctttattttcttctatatggTATCACAATGGCCGAATTTCATTCCTTCTCTAAGTTGGCCCTTATATGGGCATATAAAAATCATACCAAGCTATGTATTGTGCGTTTTTAACCTGaagagatatttttatttaccgaACAGTTGTCTGCTGTATATATCGAATTCGTGCTTATCCTGCTTTAATGGATGAAATGTGGAAAGTGTTGTAAGAACCATTATTACGTTTACTTCTGGAAGCATCTTTCCCCGTTGTTTTAAGAGCGGAGTATACAAATGTTGCTGCTTCGTAAAAGTTTCTGCGTGAATTCGTGTTGGTTTTACAGGATTACCGAAATATCTGCTTTCATTTTCCTATAAAATGCTGAAAGCTAGACTACTCCGTGAGACACAGGTTACGGGCTTCTCTAGGACGGCAGATACAGGAACAGACTGCTCTGAAACCCTGGTGTAAAAGAATAGGCAACAACATTTCAAAAGTATCATTACGACTCTGAATGGTCATTATTCACattcaataggtttttttttttttttgtttgtttatataaatagtacatagtaagactaaggtcttttaatagtacttcaacaatattataaacaactggaatgtttttaacatacaagtttcttaatctaaattttacaccagttcatttacgaattaattcaatatatttaacttaactataataataagaagaaaagaagcaataggaaaagaaaagaaggatttagagaagaaagaacaaaagtagtaattagagaatgtagagagaaatttaatgccctaatttaatgcaatcaaacacttttaaagtaattatagacttgtgccctgaagttaaatctgttaagtccagccttcacagtgtcgggtaatgagttccacactttaatagcgttaatgaaaaataatctagatgatggtaggtaattaaattttggaacgatgaatttgttgggtctgcgagaccttactggtatcaccttctctgtcagatagggcggagacttgaataatgtaagtttgcataaaaatatgcaatttctagCAGACAAATAACTATTAAGGCAACATCTCAGTAACCGTGATCGCCATGCAGATATATGCTCATAtctgccaatcccatatacataccgcgtggcgttattaaatgccacattaagtttatggcaagatgtggagtcgagtttgctgtataccacctcagagtacgtaatgagaggcataattagctggagaactaatttgcgcctcgttttctctggcgtgaatgttgcagagaCTCTCAGCTTACGCAATGTCGCATAAATGttccccacaaccctatttatatggtcagcCCTGTGCTTTTTGTGTTGAGAATAAACtccaaattttttaccttatccttaaaggtaagggaacttgtacctatccacaatttagggatattgtcaacatgcacAACACTATTACATACATagtaagacatatgactttgacgcgttcagacaaagagagttttcattagcccatacagaaatagcagacaaatcactgtttattttgaaacataaatcttcaacaagaccaatacgactggacaagtacaattgtatatcatcagcatacgcatggacattcacatactgacaaacgttaaaaacatcattgacaaaaatACTGATTTTTAATGACTGATTTGTTAATGGTGGACGAATTTCTGTTCGCTCCCTTTTTTACAGCAGAATActcgaatataaaattttaatcgaataatcttatattttgaaaagcacTCATTGGCACTCACCAGGACTGATATTCTGGTATTCAAAATACATTCATGAGATGTGCCATACCTCACAACCGGCTCCTAGTGCTGAGGCTCgagtcaaattaaaaaataattaaatggtgcatatgcacatacatacaacatgAGTATTAAGAAGGAGTGATAgtatgtgtaattttttatactttgtttGTAAGCATGTGACACTTACGTTCAAAACAAATTGTGTAATCCTTTTCCAAGAAGCCAATGGTGTAAATCTTGGTATGCATTTAGACAGATCCTTAACTTTAAAAGGCGCATCACTACCAAAAGCGgacaaataaatttgaaaactgaaaatttacatcaacttGAAGCAAAGTGAATCACTCGACGAAATATTTCATTCTACCCATTTATAAAGCAATTGTCGTGTATACTGCTAGAACAAAACTGCAGCTAGTACAGctgaaattatgttttaaaaaatagagCGGTTCAGTTCATGGTTTTATATTAAACGTAATATATTTTCAAGCCATGCTTGGAAGTTTTCTCGCCTTCatttatttactcatttatCGAGAACATCGAGGTGCTCGTTGAAAAGTCATATCATCTGTCTACtcgaaatcatttttgaaattgttttggtATGCCAGCATGCATGTGTATGACAAGTTAACGGCATATAAATTTCAAACATGTCCTCGAAAAGTAGACTGTtgaggtatttttatatattcggAATAT is a genomic window of Anastrepha ludens isolate Willacy chromosome 6, idAnaLude1.1, whole genome shotgun sequence containing:
- the LOC128866092 gene encoding apolipoprotein D-like, which translates into the protein MQKTILSIIALTLFGLANAQINSGGACPNPPVQSDFNFSSYSGTWHEYAKYPASFEGNSKCVTVVFSPENLSEVYILKRMVNPSTGKSKIIVGEGKEISNSKFMVTYKDPKIPTSYWILSTDYENYAIIYTCEPASGNTHNTYVWILTRSRRPSAAAVMNAGKFLSSNGISLAPLTITDQSNCRD